Proteins encoded by one window of Methanobacterium sp. CWC-01:
- a CDS encoding malate dehydrogenase: MKVSIIGASGNVGSASAFSLAEKEYVDELVLISRESSIEKIEGESLDIYDAMAAMGTDISIETSSNMELIQDSDVIVLTAGLARKKKIERMELAKDNAGIVADYSQEIYKYSPDSVVLVVTNPVDVMTYVALKKSGLSKYRVFGLGNHLDSLRMRNYIAKHFKVHVNEIQTRVIGQHGDYMVPVMSLSSIGGIPIKDFIKYDYIPDASGFDVESTIKKVISAGSEIIGNKGATEYGPAFAISDVVKTVLKDEKKIFTVSAYLDDEIEGVNDVCLGMPAIIGKNGLENIIPIRMDEEEMKRFIKAYKFVKNNTETIMTYLHENR; this comes from the coding sequence ATGAAAGTCAGTATTATTGGTGCATCCGGCAACGTCGGTAGTGCATCCGCCTTTTCATTGGCTGAAAAGGAATATGTGGATGAATTGGTGCTTATTTCCAGGGAAAGCAGTATAGAGAAGATTGAAGGAGAATCTCTGGACATATATGATGCTATGGCAGCAATGGGGACTGATATTTCAATTGAAACATCCAGCAACATGGAACTTATACAAGACTCAGATGTAATAGTCTTAACTGCAGGATTGGCTCGGAAAAAAAAGATTGAAAGAATGGAACTGGCCAAAGACAATGCCGGTATTGTTGCCGATTATTCTCAAGAGATTTATAAATATTCACCGGATTCAGTGGTACTAGTGGTGACCAACCCAGTGGATGTGATGACCTATGTGGCCCTAAAAAAATCTGGGCTCAGCAAATACCGGGTTTTTGGATTGGGAAACCATCTGGATTCACTCCGAATGAGAAATTACATAGCCAAACACTTCAAGGTACATGTCAATGAGATTCAAACCCGAGTAATAGGTCAGCACGGCGACTATATGGTTCCAGTCATGAGTTTATCCTCCATTGGAGGCATACCTATCAAGGACTTTATCAAATATGATTATATTCCCGATGCATCTGGTTTCGATGTGGAAAGTACCATTAAAAAGGTGATATCTGCCGGAAGCGAGATTATTGGTAATAAAGGTGCCACCGAATACGGACCGGCCTTCGCCATTTCAGATGTGGTCAAGACGGTTCTGAAGGATGAAAAAAAGATATTCACTGTTTCAGCTTATTTGGATGATGAAATTGAAGGGGTAAATGATGTGTGCCTGGGAATGCCGGCCATAATTGGTAAAAACGGTTTAGAAAACATTATCCCCATAAGAATGGACGAAGAAGAAATGAAAAGGTTCATAAAGGCTTATAAATTCGTGAAAAATAACACTGAGACGATAATGACATATTTACATGAAAACAGATAA
- a CDS encoding right-handed parallel beta-helix repeat-containing protein, with amino-acid sequence MNRNVGPGHTYPTIMAAVNSASPGDTINVFDDAGTPYVYLENVTLSQDNLSLIGWGEVTIKADADSPAVSMSKGSLLKNFTIQGANEYGVVMTENCTVENNRITGNYFGIRGPEATNLMIINNKITDNQEGIFIDSGTDVLISWNSIANNGNGINSQGMNYVTITRNLITGNQETAIHGDGNYFFNISNNRITANGSGIHLFQAEDLKVHFNHIYQNTDYGLHNELHTNQPYNGMVFAQHNWWGYNHQAPVESQITNIGAGWVIYSRWLMVNIFPSRSMLFFGGKVTVTADLTRNSNGLDTFRSGHLPDGIPITFTTNLGSLGKGKTRTAYTVNGQASVTLKSDEGPGVATITAILDGQTVSTQVLILKFPHK; translated from the coding sequence GTGAATAGAAATGTGGGTCCGGGACACACCTATCCCACCATAATGGCAGCGGTAAACTCGGCCAGCCCTGGTGATACCATTAACGTCTTTGATGATGCAGGGACACCCTATGTTTACCTTGAAAACGTTACTTTAAGCCAGGATAATTTGAGTCTAATTGGTTGGGGGGAGGTTACCATAAAAGCTGATGCTGATTCACCGGCTGTGTCCATGAGCAAAGGTTCCCTTTTGAAGAATTTCACCATCCAGGGTGCCAATGAATATGGAGTGGTGATGACTGAAAATTGCACGGTGGAAAATAATAGGATCACCGGTAACTACTTTGGTATTCGGGGACCGGAAGCCACCAATTTAATGATCATTAATAATAAAATAACCGACAATCAGGAAGGAATATTCATAGATAGTGGTACGGATGTCCTGATCTCCTGGAATTCCATTGCCAATAATGGGAATGGAATTAACTCCCAGGGCATGAATTATGTTACCATAACCAGAAACCTGATTACGGGTAACCAGGAAACAGCCATTCACGGAGATGGTAACTACTTTTTTAATATCAGTAACAACCGGATAACCGCTAATGGTTCCGGAATCCACCTGTTCCAGGCCGAAGACCTGAAGGTGCACTTCAACCACATCTACCAGAACACCGATTACGGGCTTCACAATGAACTTCACACTAATCAGCCCTATAACGGGATGGTTTTTGCCCAGCACAACTGGTGGGGTTATAACCACCAGGCCCCGGTAGAGAGCCAGATCACCAATATCGGGGCCGGATGGGTTATCTACAGCCGCTGGCTAATGGTAAATATTTTTCCCAGCAGATCCATGCTGTTTTTCGGTGGAAAAGTCACAGTCACCGCCGATTTGACCAGGAATTCCAATGGACTGGACACCTTCCGTTCGGGACACCTACCCGATGGTATACCCATCACCTTTACCACCAACCTGGGAAGTCTAGGGAAGGGAAAAACTCGCACCGCCTACACCGTCAATGGCCAGGCCAGCGTAACCCTAAAAAGTGATGAAGGGCCGGGGGTAGCCACCATCACCGCCATCCTGGATGGCCAGACCGTATCCACCCAGGTCTTAATCCTCAAGTTCCCCCATAAATGA
- a CDS encoding class I SAM-dependent methyltransferase produces the protein MDYLNPEVASNYDNQHEQFRNFEKEAMDVRVKLNITSEDTVLDFGCGTGGIALKLARYSKKVIGVDISQPMLDVLEKNAKNEGIENIETHCAGFLTYQHEGGPVDKMVSKVALHHLPDFWKSVALLNMASILKKGGKLYLFDVIFTFPAPDHEHSLENLVETMKKHGGDSLANETLIHIKDEYSTYDWIMEGLLKKTGFVIISKTVEAENYVTYICSKL, from the coding sequence GTGGACTACTTAAACCCGGAAGTTGCATCAAACTACGATAATCAGCATGAACAGTTTAGGAACTTTGAAAAAGAAGCAATGGATGTCAGGGTTAAGTTAAATATCACCTCAGAAGATACTGTGCTTGATTTTGGTTGTGGAACTGGTGGTATTGCCCTGAAACTGGCCAGGTACTCCAAGAAGGTCATCGGGGTGGATATCTCCCAGCCCATGCTGGATGTTCTGGAGAAAAATGCGAAAAATGAAGGAATTGAGAATATAGAAACCCATTGTGCCGGTTTTTTAACCTATCAGCATGAGGGGGGCCCGGTGGATAAGATGGTTTCCAAGGTGGCCCTGCACCACCTGCCCGACTTCTGGAAATCAGTAGCCCTTCTGAACATGGCCAGTATCCTTAAAAAAGGGGGAAAATTGTATCTTTTTGATGTTATTTTCACCTTCCCGGCCCCGGATCATGAACACTCCCTGGAAAACTTGGTGGAGACCATGAAAAAGCATGGTGGTGATTCCCTGGCCAATGAAACCCTAATCCACATCAAGGATGAATACAGTACCTATGATTGGATCATGGAAGGTTTACTTAAAAAAACAGGGTTTGTGATTATATCTAAAACGGTTGAAGCGGAAAATTATGTAACCTATATCTGCAGCAAACTCTAA
- a CDS encoding aldo/keto reductase, with protein MLYRELGKTGHKVSILGFGCMRLPLRDGNPENINEPLARKMLQHALDEGVNYVDTAYPYHGSSATSGGRSEILVGKVLADGYRDQLYLSTKLPCWLVHEKKDLDHYLDEQLERLQTDWIDFYLLHGLNQKTWENLTNLDVFEFLDRALEDGRIGYAGFSFHDEAEVFKTMVDSYPWSFVQIQYNYMDQDFQAGKEGLKYIESREMGSVIMEPLRGGCLTKNVPAEIQAIWDQAPVKRTLAEWGLRFLWDQEEVDLVLSGMSTLEQVEENLRIAEDGYANSLSSQERGIIQEVREAYQARMHVGCTACGYCMPCPEGVDIPLNLNLLNDVYIYQNMEKPRGNYSFLAAKKMSASYCTECGECEAKCTQQIPIREYLKEAARTFEKK; from the coding sequence TTGTTATACCGAGAACTTGGAAAAACCGGCCATAAGGTTTCTATACTGGGATTTGGATGCATGAGACTGCCCCTTAGGGATGGGAACCCCGAAAACATTAACGAACCACTGGCCCGCAAGATGCTACAACATGCCCTGGATGAGGGTGTTAACTACGTAGACACTGCCTACCCCTATCATGGCTCCTCGGCCACCAGTGGAGGTCGGAGTGAGATTTTGGTGGGAAAGGTTCTCGCCGATGGCTACCGGGACCAGTTGTATCTCTCCACCAAACTGCCCTGCTGGCTGGTTCATGAAAAGAAGGACCTGGATCATTACCTGGATGAGCAGCTGGAAAGGCTGCAGACGGACTGGATTGATTTTTACCTTCTGCATGGTCTTAACCAGAAGACCTGGGAAAATCTGACCAATCTGGATGTTTTCGAATTTCTAGACCGGGCCCTGGAAGATGGGAGGATTGGATACGCTGGTTTCTCCTTCCACGACGAAGCTGAAGTTTTCAAAACCATGGTAGATTCCTATCCCTGGAGTTTCGTCCAGATACAGTACAACTACATGGACCAGGACTTCCAGGCCGGGAAGGAGGGATTGAAGTACATTGAAAGCCGGGAAATGGGAAGTGTCATCATGGAACCCCTCCGGGGAGGTTGTCTAACCAAAAATGTCCCAGCTGAGATCCAGGCCATCTGGGACCAGGCCCCAGTTAAGAGAACACTGGCTGAGTGGGGTTTACGCTTCCTGTGGGACCAGGAAGAGGTGGATCTGGTCCTGAGTGGTATGAGCACCTTGGAACAAGTGGAGGAGAACCTCAGGATTGCCGAGGATGGTTACGCCAACAGTTTATCCTCCCAGGAGAGGGGTATAATACAGGAAGTTCGGGAGGCCTACCAAGCCAGGATGCACGTGGGTTGCACGGCCTGTGGTTACTGCATGCCCTGCCCCGAGGGCGTGGACATCCCCCTGAACCTGAACCTCTTAAATGACGTCTACATTTACCAGAACATGGAAAAACCCCGTGGGAACTATTCCTTCCTGGCGGCCAAGAAGATGAGCGCCTCCTACTGTACAGAATGCGGGGAGTGCGAAGCGAAGTGTACACAGCAGATTCCCATCCGGGAGTACCTGAAAGAGGCGGCTAGGACTTTTGAGAAAAAATAG
- a CDS encoding alpha,alpha-trehalose-phosphate synthase (UDP-forming), whose amino-acid sequence MDTEFIQDKEIIVASNRGPVLFKKDENGKIELIRGAGGIVGSMIPFMQRTHGTWVSSAIGECDHHMDNMYQGKVPIPLEDPEYYVQFIKTEEDTYNGFNGKFANPLLWFIHHSMWNPPYSPCADDELHQAWDSYQYVNSRFADAIGEDVRTSQKTPIVMLQDYHIYLTPKLIRKQHPDVLMSQFVHIPFPPPEIFQQLPNHMQIEILESILTNDVLGFHIPRYKNNFFQTIRHILPHALVDEVVGEIVYNGHVCRVRTYPISIDAETIQNHAQDPKVIFKEKEVDEIVGDCKLIYRTDRADLSKNIIRGFQAYDMFLDKYPEWKEKVKFIATLMPSRQDIRIYREYTDNIRELVREINEKHATPDWEPIKYICRGDYDLVIALLKRYDVLMVNPILDGMNIVAKEGSVVNENNGVLILSTGAGCYEELKEGAICINPYDIRQTAESIDAALLMDETAKKELITEARAAVARNDLNRWVSDQLQDLEIVMQERQQLTGKNQEEARLGMN is encoded by the coding sequence ATGGACACTGAATTTATACAAGACAAGGAAATAATAGTAGCCTCGAACCGAGGCCCAGTACTATTCAAAAAAGACGAAAATGGGAAAATCGAATTAATAAGAGGAGCGGGAGGTATAGTGGGGTCCATGATACCCTTCATGCAAAGAACCCATGGTACATGGGTTTCTTCTGCAATCGGAGAATGCGACCACCATATGGACAATATGTACCAGGGTAAAGTGCCCATACCATTGGAAGACCCTGAATATTATGTTCAATTTATCAAAACCGAAGAGGATACCTATAATGGCTTTAATGGTAAATTTGCCAATCCACTTCTGTGGTTTATTCATCATTCCATGTGGAATCCGCCCTACTCACCCTGTGCCGATGATGAACTGCACCAGGCCTGGGATTCCTACCAGTACGTGAACTCCCGATTTGCAGATGCCATAGGCGAAGATGTGCGCACCTCCCAGAAGACCCCCATTGTAATGTTACAGGACTATCACATTTACTTAACCCCCAAACTGATAAGAAAACAGCACCCCGATGTTCTTATGAGCCAATTCGTCCACATCCCCTTCCCCCCGCCTGAAATATTCCAGCAACTGCCCAATCACATGCAAATCGAAATATTGGAGAGTATATTAACCAATGATGTCTTGGGATTCCATATTCCACGTTATAAAAACAATTTTTTCCAGACCATAAGACATATTCTGCCCCATGCCCTGGTGGATGAAGTGGTGGGGGAGATTGTGTACAATGGACATGTCTGTCGGGTGCGAACCTATCCCATCAGTATCGATGCAGAAACAATCCAGAATCATGCCCAGGACCCGAAGGTCATCTTTAAGGAAAAAGAGGTGGATGAAATAGTGGGAGACTGTAAATTGATCTACCGCACCGACCGGGCTGACCTGTCTAAGAATATTATTAGGGGATTCCAGGCCTATGATATGTTCCTGGATAAATACCCGGAATGGAAAGAGAAGGTCAAGTTCATAGCCACCCTGATGCCATCCCGGCAGGATATAAGGATCTACCGGGAATACACCGATAACATACGGGAGCTAGTGAGGGAAATCAACGAGAAGCATGCTACTCCGGATTGGGAACCTATTAAGTATATCTGCCGGGGAGATTACGACCTGGTAATTGCTCTTTTGAAAAGGTATGATGTTCTGATGGTTAATCCCATCCTAGATGGGATGAATATCGTGGCTAAAGAGGGGAGTGTGGTGAACGAAAATAATGGCGTGTTAATCCTTTCCACCGGGGCGGGGTGTTATGAGGAGTTAAAAGAGGGCGCTATATGTATAAATCCCTATGATATACGGCAGACTGCTGAATCAATTGACGCGGCTTTATTAATGGATGAAACTGCCAAAAAGGAACTGATTACCGAAGCAAGGGCTGCTGTTGCAAGAAATGATCTGAACCGATGGGTGTCTGATCAGTTACAGGACCTTGAAATTGTTATGCAGGAAAGGCAGCAATTAACCGGAAAGAACCAGGAAGAAGCCCGCTTGGGTATGAATTAA
- a CDS encoding GHMP kinase, whose amino-acid sequence MSVELHDFLKTAQKNRALPKVTAYNRIDGPGSSLDLNEFQETFWRLPDIPEDDPAQKWTHNLPRTVGITIDTGTEIKAHPFDPGFISVKSVEYETEVTALPGEVTPVKENWLLKILEIFDLSGVRFVLKNLREGIQSSGLGGSSTATIGVCILANELAGRPFSNIQLISLASRIEQDLGVSITGTQEQSNVIFGGVTDYVWFPWGVPGRPGTGYGESLRFELIPPEDYGLLEERTAIFHSGHPRLSSEVNQAWRNALLTDTGYKLHSQKMKVAYEYREGLRLQKWGHVRESIDKYRRIRTRLCEGYMENSQDLLERAESLNCTAFPLGAGGGGGVLLFSPEPGSLEELREELKGDYREIPFKVRSKGHEVSNVDWGP is encoded by the coding sequence ATGTCGGTAGAGCTTCATGATTTTTTAAAAACAGCCCAAAAGAACAGGGCTTTGCCAAAGGTCACAGCCTATAACCGGATTGATGGTCCCGGGTCCAGTTTAGATTTAAACGAATTCCAGGAGACCTTCTGGAGATTACCAGATATTCCGGAAGATGATCCGGCCCAGAAATGGACCCATAATCTTCCTAGAACCGTGGGTATAACCATAGACACTGGGACCGAGATTAAGGCCCATCCCTTCGACCCTGGCTTTATCAGTGTTAAATCGGTAGAATATGAAACCGAAGTTACCGCTCTTCCAGGGGAGGTGACTCCGGTTAAGGAGAACTGGCTACTGAAGATACTGGAAATATTTGATCTATCCGGGGTCAGGTTCGTTTTGAAGAACCTCCGGGAGGGCATACAATCATCAGGACTGGGCGGATCATCAACGGCCACCATCGGGGTGTGCATACTTGCCAATGAATTAGCAGGACGGCCCTTTAGCAATATTCAATTGATTTCTTTAGCTTCCCGTATTGAACAGGATTTGGGAGTGAGTATCACTGGAACCCAGGAACAGTCCAACGTCATCTTTGGGGGAGTAACCGATTACGTGTGGTTCCCCTGGGGAGTGCCTGGACGTCCCGGTACTGGTTATGGTGAATCTTTACGTTTTGAATTAATACCACCGGAAGATTACGGGCTACTGGAAGAAAGAACGGCTATTTTCCATTCCGGACATCCCCGGCTTAGCTCAGAAGTTAACCAGGCCTGGAGAAATGCACTTTTAACTGACACCGGTTACAAGTTACATTCCCAGAAGATGAAGGTAGCCTATGAGTACCGTGAGGGACTGAGGCTGCAGAAATGGGGCCATGTACGGGAATCCATAGATAAATACCGCAGGATCCGGACCCGGCTATGTGAGGGTTATATGGAAAATTCCCAGGATTTATTAGAACGTGCTGAAAGCCTTAACTGTACCGCTTTCCCTCTGGGTGCCGGGGGAGGGGGTGGAGTGCTCTTATTTTCACCGGAACCCGGATCTTTAGAGGAGTTACGGGAGGAACTTAAGGGAGATTACCGGGAGATACCATTTAAAGTACGATCTAAGGGGCATGAGGTTAGTAATGTGGATTGGGGGCCATGA
- a CDS encoding type II toxin-antitoxin system VapC family toxin, with product MIFVDSSFLIAASVKKDQWHGRVREILPEVLKQDKITSILVLSEAVTMVGSLAGGKKGVILYNYITDNLEVKYVDQEISSRAMSTFLHYDGVLSFADAITLELMKEFKIDTIVSFDSDFDKADDIIRIH from the coding sequence TTGATCTTCGTCGACTCCTCCTTCCTGATAGCAGCGTCTGTTAAAAAGGACCAGTGGCATGGACGCGTCCGGGAAATACTCCCTGAAGTCCTGAAACAAGATAAAATAACATCCATACTGGTTTTATCCGAAGCAGTGACCATGGTGGGCAGCCTGGCTGGTGGTAAGAAGGGTGTTATTCTGTATAATTATATTACCGACAACCTGGAGGTGAAATATGTGGACCAGGAAATAAGTTCCCGGGCCATGAGCACCTTCCTCCACTACGATGGGGTGCTGTCGTTCGCGGATGCTATTACCTTAGAACTCATGAAAGAATTTAAAATTGACACCATCGTTTCTTTTGATTCTGATTTTGATAAAGCAGATGATATAATCAGAATACATTAA
- a CDS encoding AbrB/MazE/SpoVT family DNA-binding domain-containing protein, protein MISQTKISNGFQTVVPARIRKRFHVGPGDIMEWILTEDGVELKFRKKVTMDDILGMVEEPETDAVELKKKAQRGVKN, encoded by the coding sequence ATGATTAGCCAAACCAAGATCTCAAATGGTTTTCAAACGGTGGTCCCCGCTAGGATCAGGAAGAGGTTCCATGTAGGGCCAGGGGATATTATGGAATGGATCCTCACTGAAGATGGGGTGGAGCTGAAGTTTAGAAAAAAGGTAACCATGGACGATATACTGGGAATGGTGGAAGAACCGGAAACTGATGCAGTGGAGCTTAAGAAGAAGGCCCAGAGGGGGGTAAAGAATTGA
- the rnc gene encoding ribonuclease III → MHFLEEFSIKPINTHLYQLAFTHESYSNEHGQSQCYNRLEFLGDAVLDLVVSEYLYKMDSSLTEGELTRMRANYVCKKALYTYSTELGLESYIKLGAGLKLTSRELDSVTADVFESLIGALYLDLGLETVKEFLNETVLPHIKNREVYHYDYKSELKELCDAEGLDLSYNLIREEGEPHNKIFTIEAIINGKRCGTGIGGSKKEAEQNAAKIALEKFKF, encoded by the coding sequence ATGCACTTTCTAGAAGAATTTTCAATTAAACCCATCAATACTCATCTTTACCAGCTAGCCTTTACCCATGAGTCTTATTCAAATGAACATGGTCAGAGCCAATGTTATAATCGGCTGGAATTTTTAGGGGATGCCGTCCTGGATCTGGTGGTCTCTGAATATTTATATAAAATGGATTCCAGCTTGACGGAAGGTGAATTAACCCGCATGCGGGCTAATTATGTGTGTAAAAAGGCCCTTTACACCTACTCTACCGAATTAGGATTAGAATCCTATATAAAATTGGGTGCCGGTTTGAAGTTAACCAGCCGCGAACTTGATTCGGTTACTGCCGACGTTTTTGAATCTTTAATTGGGGCCCTATACCTGGATCTAGGCCTGGAAACAGTGAAAGAATTTCTCAACGAAACGGTCTTACCACACATCAAGAACAGGGAAGTCTATCATTATGATTATAAATCGGAATTAAAGGAGTTATGTGATGCTGAGGGTCTGGACCTAAGTTATAACTTAATCCGGGAAGAAGGAGAACCCCATAATAAGATCTTCACCATAGAGGCCATAATTAATGGAAAAAGATGTGGAACTGGTATTGGTGGGAGTAAAAAGGAAGCAGAGCAGAATGCTGCCAAAATTGCCCTTGAGAAATTTAAATTTTAA
- a CDS encoding type II toxin-antitoxin system HicA family toxin, which yields MSNRGLPSKAPSRKVMRVLTHEGYTPQPRTSGSHVVFEKEGCKSIPVSASKNIPKGTLRNIIKQMGLSRDEFLAIWNEL from the coding sequence ATGTCTAATCGTGGTTTGCCTTCAAAGGCCCCTAGTAGGAAGGTTATGCGAGTGTTAACCCATGAGGGTTATACACCTCAACCTAGGACTTCAGGTTCTCATGTGGTTTTTGAAAAAGAAGGGTGTAAATCTATACCAGTGTCAGCTAGTAAAAATATTCCAAAAGGGACATTAAGGAACATTATAAAGCAGATGGGTCTTTCACGGGATGAATTTCTTGCAATCTGGAATGAATTATAG
- a CDS encoding type II toxin-antitoxin system HicB family antitoxin yields MQMFVSKGKRHLPNFTSISEPKSSLKHIKLPIVLYTEDDEYIAECPLFYVSSHGHDRKEALKRIDEALTLYLENNEIEPSELEYDRDEVLEKSKKLFSEFSEPEDELPHFDYTEIEIFYLDV; encoded by the coding sequence TTGCAAATGTTCGTATCGAAAGGGAAAAGGCACCTCCCAAATTTTACTTCAATTTCAGAACCAAAATCATCGTTGAAACATATTAAACTTCCTATTGTTCTCTATACGGAAGATGATGAATATATTGCTGAGTGTCCTTTGTTTTATGTATCTAGTCATGGTCATGATAGAAAGGAGGCACTTAAAAGAATTGATGAGGCTCTGACATTATACTTAGAAAATAATGAAATTGAACCCTCTGAACTTGAATATGATAGAGACGAGGTATTAGAAAAATCTAAGAAACTATTTTCTGAATTTAGTGAACCTGAAGATGAGCTACCACATTTTGACTATACCGAGATTGAAATTTTCTATTTAGATGTCTAA
- a CDS encoding EVE domain-containing protein, whose protein sequence is MSKRSYWLDLFTGTTWNEFLKAGGETSGFRESTWKTLKKVKPGDYFLCYLTGLSRWIGILEVISEPYKDDSRIWSFDDFPCRVKVKIVSELTPETAVPIKDLKDKLSIFQDLKSDKAWTAHVRRSPFKWKDNDGAIVVKAIQDAVKNPIIREFNRAKLKRKPRGMKIPKGPIVTIPETDSSTYSNSSPHTELQWLLLKLGNDMGLDVWVARNDRNKSHRGNIFSELPRMKDELPLQFDEATNQTIELIDVLWLQGNAITAAFEIESTTSIYSGLLRMSDLVSMQPNINIPLYIVAPDERREKVIKEVNRPTFARLTPPLAEICRYIPFSTLKYTIPKIESMLSYIKPDYLEELSESCEIEDI, encoded by the coding sequence GTGAGTAAAAGGAGCTATTGGCTTGATTTATTTACAGGTACAACTTGGAATGAATTTTTAAAAGCTGGTGGAGAAACTTCAGGGTTCCGTGAGAGTACCTGGAAAACATTGAAGAAGGTAAAGCCAGGTGATTATTTTTTATGTTATCTTACAGGTTTATCACGATGGATAGGAATTCTAGAGGTAATATCAGAACCATACAAGGACGACAGCAGGATTTGGAGCTTCGATGACTTCCCATGCCGTGTGAAGGTTAAAATAGTTTCTGAATTAACCCCGGAAACAGCAGTTCCTATAAAGGATTTAAAAGATAAATTATCCATTTTTCAGGATTTGAAGTCTGATAAAGCCTGGACGGCCCATGTGAGGCGATCTCCCTTCAAATGGAAAGACAATGATGGCGCAATAGTTGTTAAGGCAATCCAAGATGCTGTTAAAAACCCCATAATTAGAGAATTTAATCGTGCTAAGTTGAAAAGGAAGCCAAGAGGTATGAAAATTCCAAAGGGACCTATTGTTACAATACCTGAAACAGATAGCTCTACATATTCCAATTCTAGTCCTCATACAGAATTACAATGGTTATTGTTGAAACTGGGTAACGATATGGGTCTTGATGTCTGGGTGGCTAGAAATGACCGGAATAAAAGTCATAGAGGGAACATATTTTCAGAATTACCTCGTATGAAAGACGAATTACCTCTACAATTTGATGAAGCAACTAATCAGACCATAGAACTAATAGATGTATTATGGCTACAAGGAAATGCCATAACAGCTGCATTTGAAATAGAAAGCACAACATCCATATATTCCGGCCTATTACGGATGTCCGACCTTGTAAGCATGCAACCTAACATTAACATACCTTTATACATCGTAGCTCCAGATGAAAGACGAGAAAAAGTTATTAAAGAAGTAAATCGGCCAACTTTTGCAAGATTAACACCACCATTAGCAGAAATATGCAGATATATACCATTTTCAACCTTAAAATACACTATCCCTAAGATAGAATCAATGCTTAGTTACATAAAACCAGATTACCTCGAAGAACTATCAGAATCCTGCGAAATAGAAGACATATAG